GACGGTCTCGGGACCCATATTGGTTTTCAGGTTGTCCTCGTCAATGGCGGAAAAGAGCTTCTTCTAGGAAAACGAACAATGAATAGTCAACCCTATGAGACCATGTTTCATATTATCGACGGTGAAACTGGGATCAAACTCCACAGTGTGACTTATCCCCATTGTTGGTCTTGCCTCTTATACCCTGATCCGATATCTGCCCACGTTGTCGTTGTTTTCGATTTATACTCTACTGTCCGGTGGAACAGGATGTTGAAGAACCTTAGAACATTCTCCATCATACAAAAGTTCTCTTATCAAGATGAGAAGCCTACCTCATTCTCCCTGGTATCTACAGAGGTTGTGTTTCCCCCAAACATTCAATACAAGCCCTATGGATATTCGTCTCTCGATCCTCTCAGCATGACCGGGGTCTGCTGTTTTGATGGTCATGATGACGGCGCCCAAGGCAGTGCGATAGCTCCAACCAGGGATAAGGATTTTCTGTTTGTTGCAGCAGATGTGCTTCGACAGAGTTACCCAAAAAATGACCCACCCCCTCTTAATCAATGTTTTGTTTTTGGACGAGGAAAATCAATGACTCTCCCCCCACGGCCCGAGTTTGGTCGTCACGAACGCACTACGGCCGGTCTCCCTCAATTCTTCGAGGTCAAGGACCTACAATTCGGAGATGGGGGTCGCATGCATTTGTATTGCTATCCGGATACTTATATTTTCGAGTTCTGAATTTTGGGATCTAGACTTTTCAAACTGGAGGTTGAAACGGATAACTCCTTAGCCTTTACTGAGTATTCCGGTTTTAGGGCAAGGGTCCAAGACGGTGCCATTTTCCATGCTAGATTTTAgccacttttttttttctcgtgATTTTTTGACTGGCCAAATACTCAATTCCTCCTACTAAGAACATGATCTCAACGAGACTGCTGTCTCCTGAAATGCTGGTGGCTGTAGTATGAGGGGAATAAAGATTTCGAGGTGGCCACGGAAGCGGCTTGGAAGCTGCATCTCTTATTGACAGTCATTTCAAAGGAAACCTATTATATTCAAatcaatttttttttcctacGAATATTGGATGAGTGTAGTCGCTGGTATGTCTTGGAAACGCATGTCTAATATGCCTGCATTACAATCTTCATAAGCAAGAATATATGGAGTTGCTATTTTGAATTTATATCACCCAGAAATCTTCACCACCCTATACCAAGTTTCCTTTATATCAGCACCACGAAGGACACCTGcactttaaaatatatccACAATAACAACATCCATTAGCCTGTCAACCCGACATCCAGAGTTCTTACTCTATTCTCTGCAAaaaccctcctcccagcaccaccactgGCTCCAATTTCCATAGAGCCATATCCTGTCCACGCACTAGAAACACAGCAGTGCTGCAAACATCACTCCGACAAgtaaaaaacaaaaatcaATGAACATCGGAACCCTGCTTGCTTATTGTGACCTTTCCTGTTAGATGAGTTTCTTGAAGAAGGCGTTGCCAACAGGAACCTTAAGAGCGATACATGAGAGTGCTGATTAAAAAAGTTGATGTATATATAGTCTGGCAGCGTAACACATTATCCACTGCAGTAAATTGCATTTCTGGCAGTCATATGCTATAAATTATTCCTGAAGCACTATTATTCAAAGACCTGTGAACCATAACATGGCATGCTATGTGCAAGCTGCACGATAGCCCTAGGTCACGTGCACTTCTTGTAGATGAGATTGACAGATTCAACCATATTCACGGTGAGCTTACTCTGTATAGTGGTATTTCTTTCCACCGATATTGAACATCAATACAACGTAGCCAGGGAGTGGTGCAATGATTGTATTATCCACTTTCCATTACCCTCCACGCTTGGTGGTTTTGTGGTAGGTGTTGGAGGCCATGGCGGTGTATGTATCTAAGTATGTGACTACAGAAGCACCAAATTGATGATATAGAAGGGATAAATAATCATATTAAGGGCGGAGTACCAAGTTAAATATTGTGAGTCGTGTCTACCGGGTATAGAGACGTCTTGAGGAGACGACAAGATGGATTGGTATGGTCACAAATAATGACTCTCCTGGTTTGCCGTATACTTCATCTCGTTGTATAAGCCAGGGCATCAGATGTTCCGCAACTTGTAGATATAAAATGCTGTCAGTATCGCTTTTTCATGGCTTTTTGATATCCAGCTCAGTTTTATATCGCCACAGATCCCTTGCCGACCTTCTGTTCCGTTGCCCACAAGTCAGGTCCAGCTTGGTCTCGGAGCTTCGCTGGTAAGGCCACCGACTTCGACGAGAAACACGAAGATCCTCCAAGTTTTGGTACCATCTTCAATCCACTCGTATTCCCCGATCATTTCACCCACGCGGGATCGCGGGCGGGCACATTGAACGCCTGTTTCGTCGGCGTAGAAACAGACGTTAAGTAAAAGGTCGAGCGGTCGGCGGACGAGTGTGCTCCAGGGGTCTCAATATCACAAGCTAGAGAACGAACGATCTACAGACGTCGAAGTATACTCTGAGTAGAGCACTGGTGGTGCGTCCTGGCCGAGGATGATTGGTGCCTGGAGAGGCAGACACTGGATCCTGGTGGATTGCCCGGTCCGATCCAGGCGCGGGCGCCCGGATCCTTGGTTTGCTGCAGGAGATTCCACGAATGCGATCGGTGATTTGCTGCGCCCAGGCTGTTGCTTTGTATAGATCGGGGCGCGGTCAGCATCACTGGGGCCATCTGAGGTAACTGGTTGCGTGGCACAGCGACGGCATTCCCGCTGCCTGCAGACTGACTGCTGCATGTCATTCCCCCATAATTGCTGCGATTTGGCGGGATCGGGCGGGTGCCACAGCCCCTCAACCCCAGGGCTTAAACATAGAAACCGACAGGTCAAGTTAGTGCGTTACTTCCTGCGCCCTGTGAGTCAGGTTCCCGCGAGTCATCCACGGGGCTGCAGGCAAACTACGGAGCCTGGTGAGATCACCAAAGGGGCCGGCCGCGCCTGACTGGTGACCTTGAAGGTCATGCTGCACCTTCACGCAGTCGCCAGATTTCACTGCACGCTTGTGGCAATAGTTGGATCCTCCAGGAGAGCCGCACAGCACAGACTGTCATTCGCCTGGCGACACGAGGTGATCAACAACGACTAATTCCACAGCCTGCCGATCCGCGGGGAGCTGCATCTCTCATCTCTGCATCTctgtctctccatcctccatctctcaTCTTCCCATATAACTGGCTCCCCATCCCAGGTACCTTTCCAAGCTCCGATCTCCTTTTTTCCGCACCCCCGCGGCCCTAATATCGCTTTTCTGCTTTTCAGCCATCTATGCACTCGCGTAGGTAAACCACACCATTTCCAGGCCACTGCCTAGCTCTCCCGCGATGGACCTCGCATCGCGCATTCGGCAGTTCGGCCTGAACGTCGTCTACCAGGCGCCAAACCCGGTCGTTGATATCGTCTTCGTTCATGGACTCAACGGCCATCCTCATCGCACCTGGACCTCGTCCAATACAGACACCTTCTGGCCGGCCGACCTGCTGCCTGATGTTATGAGCCAGACCCCGGTCAGGATTCTGTCCTACGGGTATAACGCCAATGTCACCTCGTTTACGGACGGTGCGTCCAAGGATCGTATTTTGAATCATTCTGAAACCCTTGCTGCAAACCTTGCCGCGAATAGAGAGGTACGTGTTTTCACTTCGTGTCTGCTGCACGCCGTGTTCGTGTTTTTATTGCTTTTGTTTGTGCTTTGTGTCCTCTACACTTGCCCCGTGTTTTATAGCATCGAGTAACGTCCTCTACCTGTTATCAACTCCCCGTCGTTTGCTGTGTTTCAGCAATGATTCCCGTTTCTTTGCTGGCTTTATAACCGAACATGTTTTACTCTTCGTATAATAACCCCGTTGTGTGATTGTGTTGTTTTGCTCCTTGCCCATAACTTCCTTCGCGGTTTACCGTGCGGCTTCCTCGTTCCCCCCTGGCCTTTTTCAATGCATggtgcttctttcttttggtATACCGCTGACAAGTATCCTTGTTCAGATCAAAAATTGCTCTGAACGGCCAATCATTTTCGTTTGCCACTCGCTGGGTGGCTTGGTCGTGAAGCGCGCCCTAATTTACTCTCGAAGTCTTACCAACGAGAAGGTCGAGCATCTCCGCTCGATCTATGTCTCGACTTATGGCATTTTGTTCCTAGGGACTCCGCACAACGGATCTGAAGTTGCAAAATGGGGCTTGCTTTTGCAGAATATCTGTTCTGCAGTGCTTCCTAGGAAGTTCATGGATTCTTCGCCTCACCTCGTCAGGGCTCTCAAAACTAATAATGAGACTCTGCAAAACATTAACAGTCTCTTTACTGACATGATTCCCCGTTTTCATATCGGTTTCTTCCACGAGACTCTTCCTACTGATGTCAAGGGGACCAAGGAGCTGATTGTAGACGAGAGTTCTGCGGCACCTTTTGCGGACGGCGTCGAGAGGATGGGAATCGAAGCCGACCACAGTCATATGTGTAAGTTTGATGACGAGACCTCGCCTGGCTACGAGACCGTTGCAGTAGCCATTCTACGATACGCCCGTGATGCACCTGCTACAATCCAGGAAAGGTGGCGCGAAGAGGACAAAACTCGAATGATCATTAAGACCCAGAAGGCAAGAGAGATATTCGGGGACATTGCTGCACCCACCGGAGGGTCAGACCGTCAGGGGGGGGATAGGTCTCTTGGGGGGCAAGGCCCTAGTGACGCTCATACGGGTACGACTCTCCAGTCCCCAGGCACTGCACGTTCTATTACCATGAGGGAGCATGAAATCGAGGAACCTGTGGATGTTGAATCCGCATTTACCTTTAACCACCCTCGTTAATCTACGTTCGCAATATTTGTTCTGTCACTTTCCTCGAACCTTTGTTATTCCACGTCGTCCACATATAGGATCCAGCTGTAGCTTCTGATGGGGCCTAGTTGTTCCTATGTGGCCGTGGTTATCGTTCTTTCCTGTTTCATGTGCAAATGAGAATGCTTTCACGCTTTACATGTACCCTAGCTTCAATCCTTAACAAAGTTCTTGTGCTGACTTTCGTTCCTCTTAGTTAATCCTCCTGTACAACTCCCGTATTTACCGGCTCCGGAAAAAAAGTCTCATCCACCATCCATAGAAGATAGTATGGACTTGACATCTTCTCGCTCGCTTCACAGGGAGCCCGTCTGGGTGGCACCCCCAGGATTCCACCGCAATGCGGCGTTTTTTGGTATGACGCGAGAACTGGATATCCTACACACGAGGCTTTTCAAGGCAAAGAGACGTTCAGAAAATCTGATGGCAGTGCTGATCTCTGGGGTTCCGGGATCGGGAAAATCGCATCTTGCTCGTCAATACGTTTGGAATCATCGCGACGATTACCCAGGAGGTATATTTTGGGTCGATGCGAAGAGCCGCCAGTCCACATTCAAGTGTTTTTGGGATATTGCCCAAGCAGCTACCTTGACTGACGGCCAAGAATTTCAGAGCTCCGACACCAAATCGTCTAGTAGGTATGTTGAGGCAGTCCGCCACTGGATGCAGTCGCGGCAGGAATGGCTCCTCGTTTTCGATGGGGTGAGTTTTGGACGCGATGAGGACATAAATGACTTCAAGCAGTTCCTTCCATTCAAGGAGAAATGCGGTATCATTTATACATCGGTTGATAAAACTCTACGGAAGAAACAACGTTTATACGAGCCATACTCCCTTACAGTGTCTCCacttgaagttgaagatgcaTGCAAGCTTCTCTTCAAGGATCTGGGCATTAAACGGCCCACCAAGGATCAAGCTCGCAAGGCAACGGAAGTGGTAATCCACTACGAATGCCTGCCCTTGGCTATCCATGCTATCAGTCACCGGCTGAGTGCAACGGGAAAACCGATTGAGAAGTACCATATCCACTCGCATTTCACGGACGAGAAGCTTGCCGAGCCATTTTTAAGCATCATGCATGATCTATATCGCGGCGAACATTTTGAGGCACTCAACCTCATTAACCTTTTGTCGTTCCTCGGCCACCATGTCCCGGTTGGATTGATAACACTGGGAAAGTCGTTCTTGCACGCCTGGAACATCGACGTTTTCACTAGTAGCCGGCCAGGTGACCACGGGGACCTTGACACGACCCTGGGAGTTTTGATCCGCTACGGACTTATCGAGAGGACTTCAGACATGTATCCATTGCTTCAGACACCTACATCGCCACTATCCGAAAAATATCCAGTGGACTTGAAGGCGGTTATTCCCGACTTGTCAGAATCCCAGACtgagagcagcagccaagaGGGATTTTTCGCTACATTCCAAAACTCCGGTGTCTCCGATGTCGTCAAGATCCATAGCGTAGTCCAAGGTTTCTGCCGTGACGAGCTCAAAATAATTGATAAAGAGCTCAAGGCCGCTGCGGGATTCCACAAAGGACAAGCCACCGGACAAAGCACTGGATATTATGACTCCTGGCTGATCGTTGCTACCAACGTCCTTTGTACATCGTTTGAGTGCGCCAAATGCCGCATGGACCGCGTTGATGACTGCGGCTCGGTC
The nucleotide sequence above comes from Aspergillus puulaauensis MK2 DNA, chromosome 3, nearly complete sequence. Encoded proteins:
- a CDS encoding LipA and NB-ARC domain protein (COG:S;~EggNog:ENOG410QDUK;~InterPro:IPR027417,IPR002182,IPR029058;~PFAM:PF00931;~go_function: GO:0043531 - ADP binding [Evidence IEA]) — translated: MDLASRIRQFGLNVVYQAPNPVVDIVFVHGLNGHPHRTWTSSNTDTFWPADLLPDVMSQTPVRILSYGYNANVTSFTDGASKDRILNHSETLAANLAANREIKNCSERPIIFVCHSLGGLVVKRALIYSRSLTNEKVEHLRSIYVSTYGILFLGTPHNGSEVAKWGLLLQNICSAVLPRKFMDSSPHLVRALKTNNETLQNINSLFTDMIPRFHIGFFHETLPTDVKGTKELIVDESSAAPFADGVERMGIEADHSHMCKFDDETSPGYETVAVAILRYARDAPATIQERWREEDKTRMIIKTQKAREIFGDIAAPTGGSDRQGGDRSLGGQGPSDAHTVNPPVQLPYLPAPEKKSHPPSIEDSMDLTSSRSLHREPVWVAPPGFHRNAAFFGMTRELDILHTRLFKAKRRSENLMAVLISGVPGSGKSHLARQYVWNHRDDYPGGIFWVDAKSRQSTFKCFWDIAQAATLTDGQEFQSSDTKSSSRYVEAVRHWMQSRQEWLLVFDGVSFGRDEDINDFKQFLPFKEKCGIIYTSVDKTLRKKQRLYEPYSLTVSPLEVEDACKLLFKDLGIKRPTKDQARKATEVVIHYECLPLAIHAISHRLSATGKPIEKYHIHSHFTDEKLAEPFLSIMHDLYRGEHFEALNLINLLSFLGHHVPVGLITLGKSFLHAWNIDVFTSSRPGDHGDLDTTLGVLIRYGLIERTSDMYPLLQTPTSPLSEKYPVDLKAVIPDLSESQTESSSQEGFFATFQNSGVSDVVKIHSVVQGFCRDELKIIDKELKAAAGFHKGQATGQSTGYYDSWLIVATNVLCTSFECAKCRMDRVDDCGSVKDYREYETHVSQLMKNYPKRTADSRVSDAQKQLKEVLRTIRSEIVRISPNSSQESVRKHRSVFDRSSSSSSFPDSTVDDGPSRQLTLDFSDVVPVRSESPQEAKLSPPQVNLGPIIPHIFRNSSSQIKEDFLKEEALLKDGYMTDDESARARSPAMSQMSHSTERPKPSQSASPRQHTDDEGWHVVQNPSKAKPAPKSKVPRSLQKHKRGLKFPRGIGNSKPAAPVLHRTPAQWRSGSGGSGPLSELSPHRTASEALSAVNKANSPTQPRGYDFGQTLPQGKKENAPTYAYVASKLAGEPMPSAMNQRSSSSPGARQRPVFSMLQSRASDDSLSSNPAFSAMSAEPMVQSTYSEPDHGLMQQMNAVDLSSQYPGIQFGSRQVVQADLSASTPILGLPYESNIEVSAPQRRVQRAATPAFSSKSSTNLSNPHPSAIMPGASPPSDHAPEIMSRNPSGQSHQSHHSWSTEPTTLRYPTRISPLPSNLAAAPGPTAGVTYQVVQNPEQQILEGAGSWVSDPEMRPTTQRQYPHAADSSYAAVVQRQFKPPQNPHAAVPDAIWGTPVPAPAPPALHFGAHRVDLEAARQRQYQLQAAQSQHHHTYIHDNRSGPLFTMPPQQTEAAYPQGYLMRGDNRVRARSGSTPSTQYPGLGLDY